Proteins from one Lepidochelys kempii isolate rLepKem1 chromosome 6, rLepKem1.hap2, whole genome shotgun sequence genomic window:
- the MAPK1IP1L gene encoding MAPK-interacting and spindle-stabilizing protein-like, protein MSGADDFSLADALPDHSPAKTSKVSNTKSGQQTGQPTQGWPTSNPWNTPSAPPTGPSGLPPNTTASSVPFGPPPTGMYPSMPPGLPAPFPPPPTGPSCPPPGGPYPPPSVPGPVPPGQYPPPNMPFPELPRPYGGPTEPAAPPAPVGPWGSMPSGAWGATMGGQYPAPSMPYPPPGPYATPTQTPGVAPTVPWGTVPPGTWGPSPPGPFPPPTGSYPAPGLYPTPPNPFQVPSGPAGTPSMPGGHHPYR, encoded by the exons ATGTCTGGAGCTGATGACTTTTCG TTGGCAGATGCTTTACCGGATCATTCCCCTGCTAAAACCTCCAAAGTGAGCAATACAAAATCTGGTCAACAAACTGGTCAACCAACACAAGGCTGGCCAACTTCCAATCCTTGGAACACCCCAAGTGCTCCACCTACTGGGCCATCTGGATTGCCACCAAATACAACAGCCTCCAGTGTGCCCTTTGGACCTCCCCCAACAGGAATGTATCCTTCAATGCCACCTGGACTGCCTGCTCCATTTCCACCACCTCCTACTGGACCCTCTTGCCCTCCTCCTGGTGGTCCATATCCACCCCCATCTGTGCCAGGTCCTGTCCCGCCAGGGCAATATCCTCCACCAAATATGCCCTTTCCAGAGCTTCCAAGACCATATGGTGGTCCAACAGAGCCAGCTGCACCTCCTGCTCCTGTTGGGCCATGGGGATCCATGCCTTCTGGAGCATGGGGAGCAACAATGGGAGGGCAGTATCCTGCACCTAGTATGCCATATCCACCCCCAGGGCCATATGCCACTCCTACCCAGACACCCGGGGTTGCACCTACAGTACCGTGGGGTACTGTTCCACCTGGAACATGGGGACCTTCACCACCCGGTCCATTTCCTCCACCCACGGGATCATATCCAGCTCCAGGACTATATCCTACACCCCCTAATCCTTTTCAAGTGCCATCTGGTCCTGCTGGTACTCCATCAATGCCTGGTGGTCACCAT cCTTATCGCTGA